A portion of the Litorimonas taeanensis genome contains these proteins:
- a CDS encoding prephenate dehydratase codes for MNARQSRIGYLGSKGSYTHQAAEELFKNEKLVGFASIHEIVEATEQGVVDKGVVPVENSIAGRVADLYQILDLINLSIVAEHFVEIAHCLAVPTPSDKDKEIDLKEIENVYSHKQALMQCRDWMSSKLPDAEAVSMSDTASSAKYVSETALETKAAICSKRAADIYNLSVVAEDIQNIKQNYTRFHVLSRQPVQPDNLANLRAITTVIFQVKHTPGSLLKALSAIAENDVNVVKLETYMVSGLREAPTFYVDIAVNRFSELGEKALSELANNTSFLKVIGCYSSSPLRSVVSGFLSV; via the coding sequence ATGAATGCGCGTCAATCTCGAATTGGGTATTTAGGGTCAAAAGGGTCTTATACCCATCAAGCGGCCGAGGAACTTTTTAAAAACGAAAAGTTAGTCGGGTTTGCAAGTATTCATGAAATTGTTGAAGCCACGGAGCAAGGCGTGGTGGATAAGGGGGTCGTACCCGTAGAAAATTCCATAGCGGGCCGAGTTGCAGATCTTTATCAAATTCTTGATTTGATAAACCTTAGCATTGTGGCGGAACATTTCGTAGAAATTGCGCATTGTTTGGCTGTGCCAACACCTTCGGACAAAGATAAAGAGATAGACCTTAAAGAAATCGAAAATGTCTATAGTCACAAGCAGGCTCTGATGCAGTGCCGTGATTGGATGTCGAGTAAATTACCAGACGCCGAAGCTGTGAGCATGTCAGATACGGCAAGTTCAGCAAAATATGTATCCGAAACCGCATTAGAAACGAAAGCGGCTATTTGCTCTAAACGCGCGGCGGATATCTATAATTTATCGGTCGTCGCGGAAGATATTCAAAATATCAAACAAAATTACACCAGATTCCATGTGCTAAGCCGCCAGCCCGTACAGCCCGACAATCTTGCGAATTTACGGGCTATTACGACTGTAATTTTCCAAGTGAAACATACGCCCGGATCGTTACTTAAGGCCCTGAGCGCTATCGCTGAAAATGATGTGAATGTGGTGAAACTTGAAACCTATATGGTTTCTGGCCTTAGAGAAGCGCCTACATTTTACGTGGATATAGCCGTCAATCGATTTTCAGAGCTGGGTGAAAAAGCTTTGTCTGAACTGGCGAATAATACGTCATTCTTGAAAGTCATTGGCTGTTATTCTTCAAGCCCACTTCGCAGCGTGGTTTCGGGGTTCTTGTCAGTTTAA
- a CDS encoding PAS domain-containing hybrid sensor histidine kinase/response regulator produces the protein MSDTPPLPKQVSKSEIDQQISPEYRDQFLDILCRHLDVSVSILDKDLNYQFISDAAYKQLGITPKQLKVGDPLSHCHDLMMENGLLTQKILDKNKLSSEEQSKAEKTEKDVKRQLMTLGNGRTHHHVRKSLPNDFTISISEDVSDLVEKEKILERSLAIGNAGYWTYNFNTKQYQFSTSLVTYFGKEKIAMIRKYGILSIVEDDDKERYRTAIANLVKHGKKFDVMGRSKTVNGNVRWHHTTAELIRDAAGRPLQIWSFVQDKTRDKYQAEALEHAKDKAIAASKAKSEFLANMSHEIRTPMNGILGMAELLANTNIDERQKEFVEVINNSAAALLTIINDILDFSKIEAGALELDPIPFDLKTAINDVTSLLVAKAQEKNLELIINYPPDMPKHFIGDGGRLRQVLTNLIGNAIKFTSEGHIAINVDVSEPRDGTCFIRLDVADTGIGIPKEKLGHIFDKFTQADGSTTRVYGGTGLGLAITKSIVEMMGGRVSLTSELGVGSVFSVQVPLPIDENAVHHPLNSSSLFGKRALIVDDIKINRQIFTEQLRCWGVDTETAEDGVEGLAKLKTSLEENKPFDFVVLDYLMPGINGIEWAQMISQNSTIPNLPILMLSSCDPSISSVDMKKIGIVGHHVKPVREARLHKALQELTSMPKMAQPAPPSPQPPVAETQPPIEDKLETRIMPTPVPTRASPIASEQNSPQIEAKEPEQTAKTEILFAEDFPLNQEVVRLMLVESPYTPHFVNNGQEALNLYKADPARFPVIVMDVSMPVMDGYEASGQIIAYEKEMGLEHTPIIALTGHALKNDRQACIDAGMDDFLSKPVKQTELFDRIKFHLNQLNANPIAKAG, from the coding sequence ATGAGCGACACTCCCCCCCTGCCCAAGCAGGTCAGTAAATCAGAAATAGACCAACAGATCTCGCCTGAATATCGCGATCAATTTTTAGATATATTATGTCGACACTTAGATGTCAGTGTCTCCATCTTGGATAAAGACCTCAATTACCAATTTATCTCAGATGCGGCCTATAAACAGCTCGGCATCACTCCAAAACAGTTAAAGGTTGGGGACCCTCTCTCACATTGTCATGATTTGATGATGGAAAACGGGCTACTGACTCAAAAAATTCTCGATAAGAACAAACTCTCTTCTGAAGAACAATCAAAAGCCGAAAAGACAGAGAAAGACGTCAAACGACAACTTATGACGCTCGGTAATGGCAGAACGCATCACCATGTCCGCAAGTCCCTGCCGAATGACTTTACCATTTCCATTTCAGAAGACGTCTCTGACCTCGTAGAAAAAGAGAAAATCCTTGAGCGCTCTTTAGCGATTGGGAACGCGGGATATTGGACATATAATTTCAATACAAAACAGTATCAATTTAGCACTTCACTCGTCACCTATTTTGGCAAAGAGAAAATCGCAATGATCCGCAAATACGGTATTTTGTCGATTGTTGAAGACGACGACAAAGAAAGATACCGTACGGCCATAGCAAACCTCGTAAAGCATGGTAAAAAATTCGACGTTATGGGCCGCTCCAAAACGGTGAATGGGAATGTGCGTTGGCATCACACGACAGCAGAACTCATTCGCGACGCCGCAGGCAGACCTTTACAAATTTGGTCGTTTGTTCAGGACAAAACCAGAGATAAATATCAAGCCGAGGCTCTTGAACACGCAAAAGACAAAGCTATCGCAGCCAGTAAAGCGAAGTCAGAGTTTCTCGCCAATATGAGCCATGAAATCCGCACACCCATGAACGGAATTTTGGGCATGGCAGAACTGCTCGCCAATACTAATATCGATGAACGTCAAAAAGAGTTTGTCGAAGTCATCAATAACAGCGCCGCTGCGCTCTTAACGATTATCAACGACATTTTAGACTTCTCTAAAATCGAGGCCGGCGCGCTTGAGCTGGACCCTATTCCGTTTGATTTGAAGACAGCTATCAATGATGTCACGTCACTCTTGGTGGCCAAAGCTCAAGAAAAGAATTTAGAACTCATTATCAATTACCCTCCCGACATGCCAAAGCATTTTATTGGGGACGGCGGGCGTCTACGCCAAGTGCTTACGAATTTGATTGGCAATGCTATTAAATTCACCAGTGAAGGCCATATTGCCATTAATGTGGATGTTTCCGAACCTAGAGACGGCACATGCTTCATTCGCTTGGATGTCGCCGATACTGGCATTGGTATTCCAAAAGAAAAGCTCGGCCATATCTTTGATAAGTTCACCCAAGCTGATGGCTCAACAACGCGCGTTTACGGCGGCACAGGCCTTGGTCTTGCCATCACGAAAAGCATCGTAGAAATGATGGGCGGACGTGTCAGCCTGACATCTGAACTGGGTGTAGGTTCAGTCTTCTCTGTTCAAGTGCCGCTTCCAATTGATGAGAATGCTGTACACCACCCCCTAAATTCCTCCTCTCTCTTTGGCAAACGGGCTTTGATCGTTGATGACATCAAGATCAACCGTCAAATTTTCACGGAGCAATTACGATGCTGGGGCGTGGACACAGAAACCGCAGAAGATGGTGTGGAAGGTCTTGCAAAACTTAAGACCAGCCTAGAAGAGAACAAACCCTTCGATTTTGTGGTACTCGACTATTTAATGCCGGGGATTAACGGCATTGAGTGGGCGCAAATGATTAGCCAAAACTCGACTATTCCCAATTTGCCTATCCTGATGCTCTCTTCCTGTGACCCCTCTATTTCTTCGGTCGATATGAAAAAAATTGGCATTGTTGGCCACCATGTAAAGCCTGTTCGTGAAGCTCGCCTGCACAAAGCTTTGCAAGAGTTAACCTCTATGCCGAAAATGGCTCAGCCCGCTCCACCGAGCCCGCAACCGCCTGTGGCTGAGACACAGCCGCCCATCGAAGACAAGCTTGAGACACGTATTATGCCGACGCCGGTACCAACTCGGGCCAGCCCAATCGCGTCCGAACAAAATAGCCCGCAAATAGAGGCCAAAGAGCCTGAACAGACGGCGAAGACTGAAATTTTATTTGCAGAAGATTTTCCTCTTAACCAAGAGGTCGTAAGGCTCATGCTCGTAGAATCACCCTACACACCTCATTTTGTCAATAACGGTCAAGAAGCGTTAAACCTTTATAAAGCCGATCCTGCCCGTTTCCCTGTCATTGTCATGGATGTATCTATGCCCGTCATGGATGGTTACGAAGCCTCTGGCCAGATCATAGCCTATGAGAAAGAGATGGGGCTAGAACATACGCCCATTATCGCTTTAACAGGTCACGCGCTCAAAAATGATCGCCAAGCCTGTATTGATGCAGGGATGGATGATTTTCTCTCTAAGCCGGTCAAACAAACTGAATTATTCGACCGGATTAAGTTTCATCTAAATCAGCTTAATGCCAACCCCATAGCGAAAGCGGGCTAG
- a CDS encoding Dps family protein, with translation MDINIGIKAADRKVSAEAVSRLLADTYTLYLKTHGYHWNVEGPHFQQLHIQFMEQYTEMWTAVDELAERIRALGHYAPGSYAEMAALSNLTEESGRPDWKAMVTTLAKGHEQVAKTARDVLRVAEEAGDDATADIVAPRVTLHEKTAWMLRATAA, from the coding sequence ATGGATATTAATATTGGTATTAAAGCGGCGGACAGAAAAGTGTCTGCAGAAGCCGTTAGTCGTCTCTTGGCGGATACATATACGCTCTATTTAAAGACCCATGGTTATCACTGGAACGTCGAAGGGCCACATTTCCAACAACTTCATATTCAATTTATGGAACAGTATACAGAAATGTGGACTGCCGTTGATGAGTTGGCCGAGCGTATTCGTGCCTTAGGGCATTATGCGCCGGGGTCTTATGCAGAGATGGCGGCCTTGTCGAATTTGACAGAAGAATCTGGCCGTCCAGACTGGAAAGCAATGGTGACGACGCTTGCTAAAGGGCATGAACAAGTGGCTAAAACAGCTAGAGATGTGTTACGTGTCGCCGAGGAGGCAGGGGACGACGCTACGGCTGATATTGTTGCGCCGCGCGTCACTTTACATGAGAAAACAGCTTGGATGCTTCGCGCAACAGCGGCTTAA
- a CDS encoding prephenate dehydrogenase codes for MKVAIIGLGLIGSSIARAVMRAETSAHILAVDASDDVLKQALEHDLCHATSNDIHDITEDFDFIILATPLSAIVKILPEAIDLSGPKTIVLDVGSVKSVVYNRLLEVRPEFNRFIPAHPMAGSHLAGPLHGRSDMFDSRKIILTPPETVDEDACRKTVEFFEMLGADVVSMAPDAHDEIMAYVSHLPHLLAFSYMKAGTEFKTDEGVDYIDFCAGGFYDFTRIAQSDPAMWVDIFEYNKGKILKSLKDVLRVVNDFVETIENSDSERVMQTINLAKNERQKLR; via the coding sequence ATGAAAGTCGCAATCATTGGCTTAGGGTTGATTGGGTCATCAATTGCTAGGGCGGTTATGCGTGCAGAGACCTCTGCGCACATTCTGGCCGTCGATGCGAGTGACGATGTTCTGAAACAAGCTTTGGAACATGACTTATGCCATGCAACCTCCAATGATATTCACGATATAACCGAAGATTTTGATTTTATAATTTTAGCAACACCTCTGAGTGCCATCGTTAAAATATTACCCGAAGCTATCGATTTGTCTGGGCCAAAGACAATTGTTCTGGATGTGGGTTCGGTAAAGAGCGTTGTCTATAATAGATTGCTTGAAGTACGGCCCGAATTTAACCGGTTTATTCCCGCTCACCCTATGGCTGGTAGCCATTTGGCTGGCCCATTACATGGCCGTTCAGATATGTTTGATAGCCGGAAAATAATCCTCACACCGCCTGAGACTGTTGATGAAGACGCCTGTCGTAAAACAGTAGAATTTTTCGAAATGCTGGGCGCCGATGTCGTCTCTATGGCGCCAGATGCTCATGATGAGATAATGGCCTATGTGTCGCATTTACCGCATTTATTGGCATTTTCTTACATGAAGGCTGGCACAGAGTTTAAAACCGATGAGGGTGTCGACTATATTGATTTTTGCGCGGGCGGGTTTTACGATTTTACTCGTATCGCCCAAAGTGATCCTGCCATGTGGGTGGACATTTTCGAATATAATAAAGGCAAAATTCTTAAGTCTTTGAAAGATGTTTTACGAGTGGTAAATGATTTTGTCGAAACGATTGAGAATTCTGATTCAGAACGTGTCATGCAGACTATAAATCTTGCAAAAAATGAGCGTCAAAAATTAAGGTAA